One Megalops cyprinoides isolate fMegCyp1 chromosome 23, fMegCyp1.pri, whole genome shotgun sequence genomic region harbors:
- the rxylt1 gene encoding ribitol-5-phosphate xylosyltransferase 1 isoform X2 yields the protein MISCTECPKAISRVHRVVKKVTAADSAKGVAREHGNSLAPAEAEGWNPWEEDERAESLSRQRWRDRFREYQDHIAKSRPKRYKVQIWGKAAIGLYLWEHILEGPLSPSDPTAQWREGEVQSGKITFSFYTGPAVIQGHVPLDTDSVVLVLNGREERKVSYATQWLLHAQALVQAGSVSRAAVLLLGNERCANDWLRPFLKRHGGFVDPLFLVYDSPWVNDQDVYQWPLGVATYRQFPVVTPNAEMVNSARPYLCNFLGTVYKNSSRETLMRVLKQEGLERECLTTAREKWVPQESQDSLQQYQSALAQSDLTLCPVGVNTECYRIYEACSYGSVPVVEDVPTPGGCRAGRGSPLRLLKAAGAPFIFLQDWRELPALLERERRMSQQEKAERRRRLMEWYSGFRQQMRHRFTQAVEEAFFRTG from the exons atgatcagcTGTACAGAATG TCCGAAAGCTATCTCCAGAGTGCATAGAGTGGTGAAAAAAGTCACAGCTGCCG ACAGCGCGAAGGGTGTGGCGCGGGAGCACGGGAATTCTCTGGCCCCCGCCGAGGCGGAAGGGTGGAATCCCTGGGAGGAGGACGAGCGGGCCGAGTCTCTGTCCCGGCAAAGATGGAGGGACAGGTTCAGAGAATACCAGGACCACATTGCCAAGAGCAGGCCCAAGAGATACAAAGTGCAGATCTGGGGCAAAGCCGCCATAG GTCTCTATTTGTGGGAGCATATTCTGGAGGGACCCCTGAGCCCCTCTGACCCAACAGCAcaatggagagagggggaggtgcaGTCAGGGAAGATCACTTTCAG CTTCTACACGGGCCCGGCGGTGATCCAGGGACACGTCCCGCTGGACACGGACAGCGTGGTGCTGGTGCTGAACGGCCGCGAGGAGAGGAAGGTCTCCTACGCCACCCAGTGGCTGCTGCACGCGCAGGCACTGGTGCAGGCCGGCTCCGTCTCCCGGGCCGCCGTGCTGCTGCTGGGAAACGAGCGCTGCGCCAACGACTGGCTCCGCCCCTTCCTGAAGCGGCACGGCGGATTCGTCGACCCGCTCTTCCTGGTGTACGACAGCCCCTGGGTCAACGACCAGGACGTCTACCAGTGGCCCCTGGGGGTGGCGAC GTACAGGCAGTTTCCTGTGGTCACTCCTAATGCAGAGATGGTGAACTCCGCCCGACCCTACCTGTGCAACTTCCTGGGAACCGTATACAAGAACTCCTCCCGGGAGACGCTGATGAGGGTCCTGAAGCAAGAGGGCCTCGAGAGAGAGTGCCTGACTACTGCCCGAGAAAA GTGGGTTCCTCAGGAGAGCCAGGACAGCCTGCAGCAGTACCAGTCGGCGCTGGCGCAAAGCGACCTCACCCTCTGCCCGGTGGGCGTCAACACCGAGTGCTACCGGATCTACGAGGCCTGCTCGTACGGCTCGGTGCCGGTGGTGGAGGACGTGCCGACGCCGGGTGGGTGCCGGGCCGGCCGCGGGTCGCCCCTCCGCCTGCTGAAAGCCGCGGGGGCTCCCTTCATCTTCCTGCAGGACTGGAGGGAGCTCCCCGCCCTGCtcgagagggagaggaggatgagccAGCAGGAGAAGGCGGAGAGGAGGCGCAGGCTGATGGAGTGGTACAGCGGCTTCCGCCAGCAGATGAGACACCGCTTCACCCAGGCCGTGGAGGAGGCGTTCTTCAGGACCGGCTGA
- the rxylt1 gene encoding ribitol-5-phosphate xylosyltransferase 1 isoform X1: protein MKFGRRKICFFIVLLYVAFSLYAAYNVFFSPKAISRVHRVVKKVTAADSAKGVAREHGNSLAPAEAEGWNPWEEDERAESLSRQRWRDRFREYQDHIAKSRPKRYKVQIWGKAAIGLYLWEHILEGPLSPSDPTAQWREGEVQSGKITFSFYTGPAVIQGHVPLDTDSVVLVLNGREERKVSYATQWLLHAQALVQAGSVSRAAVLLLGNERCANDWLRPFLKRHGGFVDPLFLVYDSPWVNDQDVYQWPLGVATYRQFPVVTPNAEMVNSARPYLCNFLGTVYKNSSRETLMRVLKQEGLERECLTTAREKWVPQESQDSLQQYQSALAQSDLTLCPVGVNTECYRIYEACSYGSVPVVEDVPTPGGCRAGRGSPLRLLKAAGAPFIFLQDWRELPALLERERRMSQQEKAERRRRLMEWYSGFRQQMRHRFTQAVEEAFFRTG from the exons atgaaattcgGTCgcagaaaaatatgtttctttattgttttactgtatgtGGCATTTTCATTGTATGCTGCGTATAACGTCTTTTTCAGTCCGAAAGCTATCTCCAGAGTGCATAGAGTGGTGAAAAAAGTCACAGCTGCCG ACAGCGCGAAGGGTGTGGCGCGGGAGCACGGGAATTCTCTGGCCCCCGCCGAGGCGGAAGGGTGGAATCCCTGGGAGGAGGACGAGCGGGCCGAGTCTCTGTCCCGGCAAAGATGGAGGGACAGGTTCAGAGAATACCAGGACCACATTGCCAAGAGCAGGCCCAAGAGATACAAAGTGCAGATCTGGGGCAAAGCCGCCATAG GTCTCTATTTGTGGGAGCATATTCTGGAGGGACCCCTGAGCCCCTCTGACCCAACAGCAcaatggagagagggggaggtgcaGTCAGGGAAGATCACTTTCAG CTTCTACACGGGCCCGGCGGTGATCCAGGGACACGTCCCGCTGGACACGGACAGCGTGGTGCTGGTGCTGAACGGCCGCGAGGAGAGGAAGGTCTCCTACGCCACCCAGTGGCTGCTGCACGCGCAGGCACTGGTGCAGGCCGGCTCCGTCTCCCGGGCCGCCGTGCTGCTGCTGGGAAACGAGCGCTGCGCCAACGACTGGCTCCGCCCCTTCCTGAAGCGGCACGGCGGATTCGTCGACCCGCTCTTCCTGGTGTACGACAGCCCCTGGGTCAACGACCAGGACGTCTACCAGTGGCCCCTGGGGGTGGCGAC GTACAGGCAGTTTCCTGTGGTCACTCCTAATGCAGAGATGGTGAACTCCGCCCGACCCTACCTGTGCAACTTCCTGGGAACCGTATACAAGAACTCCTCCCGGGAGACGCTGATGAGGGTCCTGAAGCAAGAGGGCCTCGAGAGAGAGTGCCTGACTACTGCCCGAGAAAA GTGGGTTCCTCAGGAGAGCCAGGACAGCCTGCAGCAGTACCAGTCGGCGCTGGCGCAAAGCGACCTCACCCTCTGCCCGGTGGGCGTCAACACCGAGTGCTACCGGATCTACGAGGCCTGCTCGTACGGCTCGGTGCCGGTGGTGGAGGACGTGCCGACGCCGGGTGGGTGCCGGGCCGGCCGCGGGTCGCCCCTCCGCCTGCTGAAAGCCGCGGGGGCTCCCTTCATCTTCCTGCAGGACTGGAGGGAGCTCCCCGCCCTGCtcgagagggagaggaggatgagccAGCAGGAGAAGGCGGAGAGGAGGCGCAGGCTGATGGAGTGGTACAGCGGCTTCCGCCAGCAGATGAGACACCGCTTCACCCAGGCCGTGGAGGAGGCGTTCTTCAGGACCGGCTGA